The region CTATTGTGGGGAAACTGATGAAGAAGATGCAGGAAGAAGACATTATTGATAAAACAGTTTTTGTGGGTGGCGTGATCCCTGCAAAAGATATTTCAAAACTGAAAGACCTTGGTGTTGCAGGCGTTTTTCCCGGTGGAACTCCTCTTTTCGAAACGATTGAGCTTATAAAAACTCACATGAAAAGGACATAGGAGGTATACATGGCAGTTGCACGCTATATAAAAGATGACAAAGACCGGATTCTCGATGTAATCCTGGAATCAGGTATCCATGTAAAGCCCTCATATACACCGGAAGATCTGAACCGGATAGGTTTTGACTATGAAAAAGACGTTGCAGATCCGGGGCAGTATCCTTATACCAGGGGTATTCATCCTCTTGGATACAGATCCCGTGAATGGACCACAAGACAATATACAGGATTCGGCTCACCGGAAGAAACAAACCAGCGTTTCAAGCTCATGATTTCCCATGGCCAGACAGGGCTTAATGTTGCTTTTGATCTTCCCACCCAGATGGGCTATGATTCCGATGACCCCATGTCAGAAGGGGAGGTAGGCAGGGTCGGCATGGCTGTCGATACGCTCCGTGATTTTGAAATTGCCTTTAAAGACATAAAGTTAGATAAGATAGGCGCTGGCCTTACCATAAATGCCGTTGCCTCCATCATGCTTGCCATGTATCAGGCTGTGGGAGAAAAATATGGGTATGACCCGAAGGTTATTTCTGCCACGCCTCAGAACGATATTTTAAAAGAGATGGTAGGCAGAGGGGCATGGATATTTCCTGTTGAACCGGCAGTGAGACTCATCGGCGACACGATAGAGTATGCCATGACCGTTATGCCCCGTACAAACCCGGTAAGCGTATGCGGTTATCATATACGGGAATCGGGCGCAACGCCTGCCCAGGAAATTGCCTACGCAATACTGATAGCCAATGTATACATAGACAATGTGCTTGCAAGAGGATATGATATTGATGCCTTTGTAGGGAGATTTTCTTTTAACCTTAACGTTTTCGGCAACATGTGGGAACAGATTGCAAAATTCAGGGCAGCCCGTAAACTATGGGCAAGAAATCTGAAGGAAAAATATAATGTGAAGAATCCACAGAACCTTTTCCTGCGCGGACTTTTCGGAGGAGGTGGATATGGACTTACCAAGGCGCAACCTGAAAACAATATCATGCGAGGAGCTTACTATGCGCTTGTAGCTGCATTGTCAGGGGCACAGACCACTGCTTTGTGCAGTTATGATGAAGCATACACAATCCCTACACCCCATTCAGCTCTGCTTTCGCTCCGTACATTACAATTGCTGATGGACGAGATGGGTCTGCGTGATACTGTGGATCCCCTTGCAGGGAGCTATTTTATTGAAACCCTCACAAAGGAAATGGAACAGAAGATCGAAGAAGAAACGGAAAAGATAGTAAAGTATGGTGGTATGATAAAGGCGGTTTCCAAGGGCTATATCCAGAGACTTGTTGCACGGCAGGCATACGAAGTGGAAAAAGGACTTGAATCCGGCGAGCTTTTAAAGGTAGGAGTAAATATATACAAAGAGGGCGAATCAGAAGAAGTTAAGCTGCACGAGTACAACTATGAATCAGCGGAGAGACAGATAGAAGACCTCAAGCAGGTAAAAAGACAAAGATCACAGCAGGATGTTCTCCGCACCTTAAAAGAGCTTGAATCAGTAATAAAGGAAGGCAAAAATGTCATGCCCTGCCTTGTGGAATGCTGCAAGGCATATGTAACAGTAGGTGAGATGACAAGTATTTTCAGGCAGGAATTTGGAGAGTTCCAGGAACCTGCACTGTTTTGAATTTATGAGGGTGAGTTCTGATTTTACCCTCCCCTCAAGGGATGGGTGAAATGGATACCTGCTGCAAGCAGCAGGGCTACTGATGGTTTAGCTGAGTTTGGAGGGGTTTATGGCTAACAAGCATTACCGGTTAGGTTGTGATATCGGCGGCACATTCACCGACTTTGTCCTGTTGAACGATCAAACAGGTCAGATTCAAACCGATAAACGTTTGACTACTCCTCATGACCCTTCGGAAGCAGTTGGAAAGGGTATAAGAGCATTAGGCGCCTCATCGCCGGACTTTGTGGCACAACTGGATGAATTGATACACGGAACGACTCTGGTGATCAATTCCATCATTGAAAGAAAGGGAGCCAGAACAGGACTCATCACAACAAAGGGGTTCAGGGATGTTCTGGAAATAGGCCGTGAACAACGCTATGCCCCTTACGATATCTTTGCCGAATTTCCCAAGCCTCTTATACCAAGGAGATACCGTGTTGAAGTGGACGAGAGGATTCGAAGCGACGGGAGTATTCTGAAGGCCTTAGACCCGGAAGAGGCAATGCATGCCGTACGGACACTCCTTGATATGGGCGTTGAATCAATTGCTGTCTGTCTTATTAATTCATTTGAAAACCCCTCCCATGAATTCATAATCCGGGATATCATCGCCCGTGAGGCCCCGGACATCTCAGTTTCCATTTCATATCATGTTCTGCCGCAGATTAAAGAATACGAAAGAACAAGCACTACCGTTACCAATGCCTATGTCAAGCCTCTTACAGAGCGTTATCTGTCCAATCTGGCAGCGCGACTTGGGCACATCGGCTTCAAGGGCAAGCTCTTTATTATGCTTTCAAGCGGCGGCGTTACCTCTGTTGAAACAGCTGCCGAATTTCCTGTAAGGATTATCGAGTCCGGGCCCACAGCAGCAGTCATCGCAGGCCAATACTACGGAAGACACTTCAATGTTTCTGAAATGTTCTGTTTTGATATGGGAGGCACTACGGCAAAATCGTGTCTGATTCAAAAAGGAGTTGCCGGAATTGTGCCGACCTTCGAGGTGGGACGCGTACAAAGGTTTATGAAGGGAAGCGGCCTTACAATTCAGGTGCCCGTAGTAGACCTTATGGAAATTGGCGCTGGCGGCGGCAGTATTGCTAAAGTAAGCAAGCTGGGCACACTTCAGGTAGGACCGGAAAGTTCCGGGGCAGTACCGGGACCTATCTGCTACGGGAGGGGAGGTACAGACCCCTGTGTAACCGATGCCGATCTTCTATTGGGTTATCTCGACGAGAACTATTTTCTCGGAGGAGAAATGAAGCTCGACAGGGACAGCGCACGGCGCGGTGTCGAGGAAAAGATTGCCGGACCCCTTGGGGTTTCCTTTATACAGGCTGTCTGGGGGATTCACAATCTTATCAATGAAACAATGGCAGCAGCTGCCAAAACTCACATTGCCGAAA is a window of Pseudomonadota bacterium DNA encoding:
- a CDS encoding methylmalonyl-CoA mutase family protein, whose translation is MAVARYIKDDKDRILDVILESGIHVKPSYTPEDLNRIGFDYEKDVADPGQYPYTRGIHPLGYRSREWTTRQYTGFGSPEETNQRFKLMISHGQTGLNVAFDLPTQMGYDSDDPMSEGEVGRVGMAVDTLRDFEIAFKDIKLDKIGAGLTINAVASIMLAMYQAVGEKYGYDPKVISATPQNDILKEMVGRGAWIFPVEPAVRLIGDTIEYAMTVMPRTNPVSVCGYHIRESGATPAQEIAYAILIANVYIDNVLARGYDIDAFVGRFSFNLNVFGNMWEQIAKFRAARKLWARNLKEKYNVKNPQNLFLRGLFGGGGYGLTKAQPENNIMRGAYYALVAALSGAQTTALCSYDEAYTIPTPHSALLSLRTLQLLMDEMGLRDTVDPLAGSYFIETLTKEMEQKIEEETEKIVKYGGMIKAVSKGYIQRLVARQAYEVEKGLESGELLKVGVNIYKEGESEEVKLHEYNYESAERQIEDLKQVKRQRSQQDVLRTLKELESVIKEGKNVMPCLVECCKAYVTVGEMTSIFRQEFGEFQEPALF
- a CDS encoding hydantoinase/oxoprolinase family protein, whose product is MANKHYRLGCDIGGTFTDFVLLNDQTGQIQTDKRLTTPHDPSEAVGKGIRALGASSPDFVAQLDELIHGTTLVINSIIERKGARTGLITTKGFRDVLEIGREQRYAPYDIFAEFPKPLIPRRYRVEVDERIRSDGSILKALDPEEAMHAVRTLLDMGVESIAVCLINSFENPSHEFIIRDIIAREAPDISVSISYHVLPQIKEYERTSTTVTNAYVKPLTERYLSNLAARLGHIGFKGKLFIMLSSGGVTSVETAAEFPVRIIESGPTAAVIAGQYYGRHFNVSEMFCFDMGGTTAKSCLIQKGVAGIVPTFEVGRVQRFMKGSGLTIQVPVVDLMEIGAGGGSIAKVSKLGTLQVGPESSGAVPGPICYGRGGTDPCVTDADLLLGYLDENYFLGGEMKLDRDSARRGVEEKIAGPLGVSFIQAVWGIHNLINETMAAAAKTHIAEKGGNPGVVTIAAFGGAGPVHAYGLAKKLGVPRMMVPPNSGVGSAMGFFTAPRAFDLLRSHKVSLNNAVFDEIEGIFRGLEADALHILKKEEGDDIIRYERSLDMRFVGQGAEINVPVPAGDFAKFQSTDIRRYFDDVYKKLYGRTYPESEVEFINFKVRASLPERLLQLPKIDKKQGQTLDAAIKGQRLAYSPITRAFIPFTVYNRYKLFPGAGFIGPAIIEEKESTLVVGEGGRISTDEFGFLWIDIGGV